A window of the Parambassis ranga chromosome 17, fParRan2.1, whole genome shotgun sequence genome harbors these coding sequences:
- the acss2l gene encoding acyl-CoA synthetase short chain family member 2 like: MVVPEAQDEMYYPPDDLQRDAHVPDFNSYLALYRRSLENPEAFWKEVADEFFWKKPATGPMLQYNFDVTKGSIYIKCMEGAKTNMCYNVLDRHVREGNLGEKVAYYWEGNSPDHHMTITYRQLLSQVCRCANVLKQMGVKKGDRVSIYLPMIPELVYTMLACARIGAVHSIVFAGFSSESLCERVMDAQSSVLVTADGVFRGEKLINLKQIADEALEKCREISSCSVTKCLVVKHHALRTKSGAACNKLQTPWDSECDVWWDEAMKDSPEECEPEWLDAEDPLFILYTSGSTGKPKGVLHTVAGYLLYTSLTFKYVFDHHHDDVYWCTADIGWITGHSYITYGPLASGATSVLFEGIPVHPHIGRFWEIIEKYKVTKFYTAPTAIRLLMKYGREPLQEYDLSSLRILGSVGEPINPEAWQWYHEVVGQGRCPVVDTFWQTETGGHVMTPLPAATPLKPGSATFPFFGVEPTILNEHGEELEGEAEGYLVFRRPWPGIMRTVYRNHERFENTYFKKFPGFYVTGDGCRRDKDGYYWITGRIDDMLNVSGHLMSTAEVEAALTEHPAVAEAAVVSRPHKVKGECLYCFVTLKDSREFNHTTVEELKRQVREKIGPIATPDFIQNAPALPKTRSGKIMRRILRQIARNEKDLGDLSTLADPKVVEVLFSQRCEAAA, encoded by the exons ATGGTTGTACCTGAGGCTCAGGACGAAATGTACTACCCTCCTGATGACCTGCAGAGGGATGCTCATGTGCCTGATTTCAACTCCTATCTGGCATTGTACAGGAGGTCTCTGGAGAATCCAGAAG CTTTCTGGAAGGAGGTGGCTGATGAGTTCTTTTGGAAGAAGCCGGCAACTGGTCCCATGCTGCAGTACAACTTTGATGTGACAAAGGGAAGCATATACATCAAATGCATGGAGGGGGCCAAAACCAACATGTGCTATAATGTCTTGGACAGGCATGTGAGAGAGGGAAACCTCGGTGAAAAGGTTGCCTATTACTG GGAGGGAAACTCACCTGACCATCACATGACCATCACCTACCGCCAGCTGCTGAGCCAGGTCTGCCGCTGTGCTAATGTGCTCAAGCAAATGG gtGTGAAAAAGGGCGACAGGGTGTCCATCTACCTGCCCATGATCCCAGAGCTGGTCTACACAATGCTGGCCTGTGCCAGGATAGGAGCTGTTCACTCCATTGTG TTTGCAGGTTtctcctctgagtctctgtgtgAACGGGTCATGGATGCTCAGAGCAGCGTACTGGTGACTGCAG ATGGTGTTTTCAGAGGAGAGAAGCTCATCAACCTGAAGCAGATTGCAGATGAGGCCCTGGAAAAGTGCAGGGAAAT ATCATCATGTAGTGTCACCAAATGCCTCGTTGTCAAGCACCACGCACTGAGGACAAAAAGTGGCGCTGCATGCAATAAACTACAG ACCCCCTGGGACTCAGAGTGTGATGTGTGGTGGGATGAGGCAATGAAAGACTCTCCTGAAGAGTGTGAACCTGAGTGGCTGGACGCCGAGGACCCGCTGTTCATCCTCTACACCAGCGGCTCCACCGGCAAACCCAAA GGTGTTCTCCACACTGTCGCTGGTTACCTGCTCTACACATCACTGACCTTCAAATATGTTTTCGATCATCACCATGACGACGTGTACTGGTGCACAGCTGACATCGGCTGGATCACTGGTCACTCCTACATCACATACGGTCCCTTAGCCAGCGGTGCCACTAGTGTTCTA TTTGAAGGTATCCCTGTCCACCCACACATTGGACGGTTCTGGGAGATCATTGAGAAGTACAAAGTGACCAAGTTCTACACAGCTCCTACAGCCATCCGTCTGCTGATGAAATACGGCCGGGAACCTCTGCAAGA GTATGACCTCTCCAGTCTGAGGATTCTGGGTTCTGTGGGCGAGCCAATCAACCCCGAAGCATGGCAGTGGTACCATGAGGTGGTCGGTCAGGGCAGGTGTCCTGTGGTTGACACCTTctggcagacagagaca GGAGGTCATGTAATGACTCCTCTACCTGCTGCCACTCCACTGAAACCAGGCTCTGCT ACTTTTCCTTTCTTCGGGGTGGAGCCGACCATCCTCAACGAGCACGGAGAGGAACTGGAAGGCGAGGCTGAGGGTTACCTG GTTTTTAGGAGGCCCTGGCCTGGCATCATGCGCACAGTGTACAGAAACCACGAGCGCTTCGAGAACACCTACTTCAAAAAATTCCCCGGTTTTTATGTGACCGGTGATG GCTGCAGGCGAGACAAGGATGGATACTACTGGATCACAGGGAGGATAGACGACATGCTCAATGTGTCAG GCCACCTGATGAGCACAGCGGAGGTGGAGGCAGCGTTGACAGAGCACCCAGCTGTGGCGGAGGCTGCTGTGGTGAGCCGACCTCACAAGGTGAAGGGAGAGTGTCTGTACTGCTTTGTCACTCTGAAAGACAGCAGGGAGTTCAACCACACCACGGTGGAGGAGCTCAAGAGACAGG TGAGAGAAAAAATTGGACCAATCGCCACACCAGACTTCATTCAAAATGCCCCAGCGCTCCCCAAAACTCGCTCAG GAAAGATCATGCGGCGAATCCTGCGGCAGATCGCCCGCAATGAGAAGGACCTAGGCGACCTCTCTACCCTGGCCGACCCCAAAGTGGTGGAGGTCCTGTTCAGCCAGCGGTGCGAGGCTGCGGCCTGA